The genomic stretch CCCAGGCGACCGTCGCCTCGGCGACCGTGCTGGCGGCCGGGACGCTCGTCACGTCGCTGCGCTCGTAGCGCGTCGGCTGGCTCTCACCCGTTTCCAGGTCCGCCGTGCCGAGGGGCTTGATGAGCGTCGGGATCGGCTTCATGGTGCCGCGCACGACCAGCGGCTGGCCGTTCGAGATGCCCCCCTCGACGCCGCCCGCGTGGTTGGACGTACGGCCCCAGCGGTCGCCGTCCCGCGTGATCGGGTCGTGGACCTCCGAGCCGGGGCGCCGCCCGACCAGCCAGCCGTCGCCCACCTCGACGGACTTCTGCGCCTGGATGGACAGGATGGCCTGCGCGAGGCGCCCGTCGAGCCGCCGGTCCCCCTGCGCGTAGCTCCCGAGGCCAACCGGGACGCCGGTCGCGATGACCTCGTACACGCCGCCCAGCGTGTCGCCCGCCTTCTTGGCCGCCTTGATGTGCTCGATGGTGCGCTCCGTCAGGTCGGCGTCGAGCATGCGGACCTCCGACCGGTCGGCAGCCTCATAAAGGGCCCGAGCGCCGCCCTCGGCCAGCAGCGCGTCGCGGGCCTCGCTCCACTCGGCCGGGTCGTCCATGCCCACCTCGCCCAGGCGGACGACGTGGCTGCCGACCTCGATGCCGAGCGCGCGCAGCATCTGCCGTGCGACCGAGCAGCACGCGACCCGCATCGCCGTCTCGCGGGCCGACGACCGATCGATCACCGGCCGCACGTCGGGCCCGTGGGGCGGGCGGTCGAAGCCATACTTCTGCGCGCCGACGAGGTCGGCATGGCCGGGCCGTGGCAGCGTGATCCGCTCGATTCCCTCGCCGGTGCCCTCGACGGCCATTTTCTCGGGCCAGCCGGTGCGGTCGGCCTCGTAGGCCGCGTTGGGCAGCAGCAGCGCGATGGGGCTGCCCATGGTGTGGGAGAACCGGACCCCGCCGAGCACCTGCACCTGGTCGCGCTCCACCTTCGCGCGCCCGCCGCGCCCGTAGCCGAGCCAGCGCCGCGACAGGTGCTCGTTGAGGTCGGCCGGGACGACGGGCACGCCTGCGGGCATCCCTTCGACGATGCCGACGAGGGCTTCGCCGTGGGACTCGCCGGCGGTGAGGTAGCGGATCACGAGTTCGGAGTTCGAGGTTCGGAGTTCAGGGGTCGGAGCCACGGTACCGCAGCCGACCAGAAGGTGGCACCGTACGCGTAGCCTCGCCACCCCCTCGCCAAGCTTTCGCGGCCGCCCCTCCCCCTGACGAGTGGCTGGGTGCCTCACCCCAGGCTCAGCCTCCCAGGTTCGTCAGTCCACGAAGGGCGATGCCAGGTCGTAGAACGCCGTCCGACCGTCGGGGCGGCGGACGCGGAGGAGCGCGGGCCGGTCCATGCGGGCGAGGCGGGCGAGCGCGATGCGCGCCTCCTCGGCGGTCGAGACGCGCTGGTTCTCGACGGCGACCACCACCGTGCCGCGCGGCAGGCCGTCCAGTTCGGCGGCGCTGCCGGGCTCGATGGACTCGACGAACGCGCCCTCTTCGAAGCGGCGCCTCTCGTCGCGGGCGAGGTCGCGGAAGCGGACGCCCCAGTCCGGCGCCTCGGTCCGCGAGACCTCCTCCTCCTGCGGCCCGGTCGCCGGCCCGCCAGCGGCGGGAGTGCTGGCGAACCAGTCCTCCAGCGACGGGTCCCGCGGGTCCGTCAGCGTCGCCTCCAGGCTGCGCTCGGCGCCGCCACGCCAGACCGCGAGGTCGATCTCCTGGCCAGGGCTGTACATGGCGAGGCGGCTCTGGAACTGGTTGGGCTCGTCGACGGCTCGTCCGCCGACTTCGAGGAGCACGTCGCCGGGCTGCAGGCCAGCACGAGCCGCGGGGCCGCCGGAGACGACGCGCGTCACGAGGACGCCCCGCACGTCCGGCATGCCCGCCTCACGGGCGTCGGCACGTGACATAGGGAATACCTCCACGCCGAGGTACCCGCGGCGGACCTCGCCGTAGCGGATCAGGCTCTCGGCCACGACGCGAGCGAGGTTGATCGGTACCGCGAACCCGTAGCCCTCCGCGAATCCTGTCTCGGAAGCGTTGGCCGTCACCACGCCCACCACCTGACCGCGGAGGTTCACCAGCGCTCCGCCCGAGTTGCCGGGGTTGATCGCCGCGTCGGTCTGGATGAAGTCCTCGATGGCGAACTCGTTCTGGATCGCGTTGAGACCGCCCCGGCCCAGGGCCGACACGATGCCCGAGGTGAACGAGTTGCGGAGTCGGAACGGACTGCCGACCGCCAGCACCGTCTCCCCGACCTGGAGTTCGTCGGAGTCGCCCAGCGACGCGACCGGCAGGGGCTCGTCCTCCGCGACGCCGACCTCGAAGAGGCGCAGCACCGCGATGTCGGTGGTCGGGTCGGTGCCCACGACCTCGGCGCGGTACTCGCGCTTCTCGGAGGGGAGGATCACCGTCGCCTCCGTAGCCCGCGCGACGACGTGCGCGTTGGTGAGGACGTAGCCTGCCGGCGAAATGATGATGCCGCTGCCCGCCTCGGTCTGCACGCGCGCGTACCCGGTTCCGAGTTCCACCTCCACGTAGACGACGGCCCGGTCGACTTCCCGCGCGACGATCACGCGCTGATTGCTCAGGTCCACCAGGTCCGGCACGTCGATGGGGTCGGCGGGCGGCGGCCCGTCGGCGCCGATCTGGACCGTCTCCACCGCCGCGGGCGCCGCCGGGGTCCGGGGCCCCGTGGACGGCGTCTCCGGATCGGCCTGGAGCAGACGGATCGCCGGGAAGCCGACGAGGACCCCGACCGAGAGCACGGCCAGCGCGAACAGGATGCGTCGAAGCGTCACAGCGAGGGAAGGGTGAGCCCGGCGTCGGCGTACGGATCGAAACCGCACGTCCACGGACCGGGTGCTGAACATACGTTTGAGTCCTCGGATCCGTCCTTCGCACGCCCCTGCGGGCACTTCTTCATCCATCCGCTGACCCTGCCGCGCTCCGTTCCCCGCTCTGTGCTGTTCGCCCTCCTGGGCGACGTGACGAGCTCCTCGCGGGCGCTGCGCCAGCTCCGGGCGATGGCCGACGCGGGCCTCGCCGTAACGGTGACACAGACGGCATCTCCGCGCGACCCCGGCGCCCTCCCAGACGGCGTGACGGCACAGGTCCTCCCGGTCCCCCCCGGCGGCGGGCCGAAGGCGTTCTGGCACGCCCACCGCGCCGTGCGGTCCGCTGCGATGCGGCACCCGGCCGGGCTCTACTGGGCGAGCGACCTCTACACCCTCCCCGCGCTCGCCGCCGCCGCCCAGCGGCACGGCGGCGCGCTGGCCTACGACTCCCGAGAGCTCTACGCCGGCCTCGACTCCGCACACGGCCGCCCCTGGGTCGGCACCGCGTGGGGCACGCTCGAACGCTGGGTCGCCCCCCGCGCCGACGCTGTGGTGACGGTGGGCGACGCCATCGCGGACCGGCTGGCAGACCGGTACGGCATCCCGCGGCCGACGGTCCTGTACAACGCGCCCGAGGTCCCGGCGGCTCTGCCCGACCGCACCGCGCTCCGCCGCGCCCTCTCCCTCCCCGCCGACGGCCGGATGGTGGTGCTCTATCAGGGCCTCTTCCGAGACGGCCGCGGCCTCCCTGCGCTCGTCGAGGCCACGCGCGCCGTCGAGGGCGTCCGCCTCGTCCTGATCGGCGAGGGCGCCCTCGCCGACTCCGTCGCAGAGGCAGGAAAGGATCTCGGGGATCGGCTCGTCGTGCACCCGTTCGTCCCCCCCGACCGCCTCGCGGCCCTCACGCCGGGCGCCGACCTCGGTGCCTGCCTCATCGAACCCCTGACGGAGAGTTTGCGCCTCAGCCTGCCCAACAAGCTGTTCGAGTACCTTGCGGCGGGCGTCCCGGTGCTGGCCAGCCCGCTGCCCGAAATCCGCGCCGTGGTGGGTCAGGGAGTCGGCGTCCTGGCCGACCCTCGGGACGCCGGGGCCGTCGCCGCAGCGCTCCGCACCGCCCTCGACCCGCGCCTCCGCGCCCGGTGGGCCGCCGCCGCCCCGGCCGTGCTCGCGCCCTACACATGGAACGAGGGCCGACGCACGTTCCGCGCTCTCCTCGACCGCCTCCTCCCCCCCACATGACCAAGGTCCTCGTCGCCCTCCTCTTCGCGCTCCCGCTCGCCGCGAGCGCACAGGTGGACGCCTCCATCATCCCGGACGACGCGCCCGACTGGTACTCCATGGAGGACGCCATCTCCCTGGCCCAGGCCGACGACCGGCTGCTCTTCGTCTACGGCTACGCCTCCTGGTGTGGCTACTGCGCCCGCTTCGACACCGAGGTGCTGACCGACGACACCGTCCAGGCGTACCTCAACGAGAACTACGCGCCGGTCCGCCTGGACATCGAGGGCCGCGACTCGCTCCAGTTCTTCGACGCCCGCGTGACGGGCCGCGACCTCGGAGGCGCCATGGGCATCACCGGCACCCCGACCCACGTGTTCGTCGACACCGACGGCTCGCTGATCACGAAGATGCCGGGCTTCGTGGACCCCGAGACGTTCCTCTTCGCGCTCGAGTACATCAAGGAGGAGGCCTACGAGACGACCGCCTTCGACCGGTTCGTGGTGGCCCGGCGGACGGGCCTGAGCCTGGAGCAGTCGATGGGCGACCTCGTGGCGCCGCCGCGCACCGCCCCGGCTCCGTCGCAGTAGCCGCGTGCGGGTCTCGTACCACCCGGCGTACGTCGTCCCCCTGCCCGAGCGGCACCCGTTCCCGATGGGCAAGTTCTCCGCCCTCCGCGACCTGCTGGTGGCGGAGGGCGTGATCGATCCCGCGGACATCGTGGAGCCCCGCGAGGCCGACTGGCCGGACCTGCTGCTGGTCCACACGCGGCGGTACCTGGACGCGCTGGCAGCGGGAACGCTGACGCGCGCCGAAGAGCGACGCATGGGCCTGCCGTGGAGCGAGGCGCTCGTCCGCCGGAGCCGCCTCGCAGTCCAGGGCACGGTCAACGCCATGTCGATGGCGCTGGTGGACGGGGTCGCAGGCAACCTCGCCGGCGGTACCCACCATGCGATGCCGGACTGGCCGGAGGGCTTCTGCGTGCTCAACGACGTGGCGGTCGCGCTCCGGGTCCTCCAGCAGACCGGCTGGCTGCGCCGGGCGCTCGTCCTCGACCTCGACGTCCACCAGGGCAACGGCACCGCGGCCTTCTTCGGGGGCG from Rubrivirga sp. SAORIC476 encodes the following:
- a CDS encoding thioredoxin fold domain-containing protein is translated as MTKVLVALLFALPLAASAQVDASIIPDDAPDWYSMEDAISLAQADDRLLFVYGYASWCGYCARFDTEVLTDDTVQAYLNENYAPVRLDIEGRDSLQFFDARVTGRDLGGAMGITGTPTHVFVDTDGSLITKMPGFVDPETFLFALEYIKEEAYETTAFDRFVVARRTGLSLEQSMGDLVAPPRTAPAPSQ
- a CDS encoding histone deacetylase, translating into MRVSYHPAYVVPLPERHPFPMGKFSALRDLLVAEGVIDPADIVEPREADWPDLLLVHTRRYLDALAAGTLTRAEERRMGLPWSEALVRRSRLAVQGTVNAMSMALVDGVAGNLAGGTHHAMPDWPEGFCVLNDVAVALRVLQQTGWLRRALVLDLDVHQGNGTAAFFGGDRAWPGGGVYTVSVHGANNYPFRKPPSTCDVGLPDGTGDEAYLSTLADLLPRLLADAAPDLVVYLGGVDVVAEDRFGRLALSRDGLAARDRFVCETVRDAGVPLCLLLSGGYAARRTPGQAPETLARATAALHATMYREASAVFG
- a CDS encoding glycosyltransferase, yielding MLFALLGDVTSSSRALRQLRAMADAGLAVTVTQTASPRDPGALPDGVTAQVLPVPPGGGPKAFWHAHRAVRSAAMRHPAGLYWASDLYTLPALAAAAQRHGGALAYDSRELYAGLDSAHGRPWVGTAWGTLERWVAPRADAVVTVGDAIADRLADRYGIPRPTVLYNAPEVPAALPDRTALRRALSLPADGRMVVLYQGLFRDGRGLPALVEATRAVEGVRLVLIGEGALADSVAEAGKDLGDRLVVHPFVPPDRLAALTPGADLGACLIEPLTESLRLSLPNKLFEYLAAGVPVLASPLPEIRAVVGQGVGVLADPRDAGAVAAALRTALDPRLRARWAAAAPAVLAPYTWNEGRRTFRALLDRLLPPT
- the aroC gene encoding chorismate synthase, encoding MIRYLTAGESHGEALVGIVEGMPAGVPVVPADLNEHLSRRWLGYGRGGRAKVERDQVQVLGGVRFSHTMGSPIALLLPNAAYEADRTGWPEKMAVEGTGEGIERITLPRPGHADLVGAQKYGFDRPPHGPDVRPVIDRSSARETAMRVACCSVARQMLRALGIEVGSHVVRLGEVGMDDPAEWSEARDALLAEGGARALYEAADRSEVRMLDADLTERTIEHIKAAKKAGDTLGGVYEVIATGVPVGLGSYAQGDRRLDGRLAQAILSIQAQKSVEVGDGWLVGRRPGSEVHDPITRDGDRWGRTSNHAGGVEGGISNGQPLVVRGTMKPIPTLIKPLGTADLETGESQPTRYERSDVTSVPAASTVAEATVAWEIAVALLERYGGDTFEALQERVEADRARGL
- a CDS encoding trypsin-like peptidase domain-containing protein, whose translation is MTLRRILFALAVLSVGVLVGFPAIRLLQADPETPSTGPRTPAAPAAVETVQIGADGPPPADPIDVPDLVDLSNQRVIVAREVDRAVVYVEVELGTGYARVQTEAGSGIIISPAGYVLTNAHVVARATEATVILPSEKREYRAEVVGTDPTTDIAVLRLFEVGVAEDEPLPVASLGDSDELQVGETVLAVGSPFRLRNSFTSGIVSALGRGGLNAIQNEFAIEDFIQTDAAINPGNSGGALVNLRGQVVGVVTANASETGFAEGYGFAVPINLARVVAESLIRYGEVRRGYLGVEVFPMSRADAREAGMPDVRGVLVTRVVSGGPAARAGLQPGDVLLEVGGRAVDEPNQFQSRLAMYSPGQEIDLAVWRGGAERSLEATLTDPRDPSLEDWFASTPAAGGPATGPQEEEVSRTEAPDWGVRFRDLARDERRRFEEGAFVESIEPGSAAELDGLPRGTVVVAVENQRVSTAEEARIALARLARMDRPALLRVRRPDGRTAFYDLASPFVD